In Fervidobacterium nodosum Rt17-B1, one genomic interval encodes:
- a CDS encoding SIMPL domain-containing protein — translation MVEKNAKDMNNVGIFKRPLFFASIILGLAFIIGMSIFGYLFYLSRIPQKTLTVTGSARERVISDLAKWSSNYSVKVTESKLEEGFKLIKSFEKNVLEIFKENGISEDEITISAISVNELYVDPERQTERFYILTQQIYVETKDVEHIAQKSKSIIQKILDTGIAFQSFPVEYYYSKLPEKRVQLLSEAVKDARRRAEEIAKSGGLKVGKVLSARSGVVQVLAPNSVEISDYGSYDTSTLEKEIMVTVNVVFEAK, via the coding sequence ATGGTGGAAAAAAACGCAAAGGACATGAATAACGTAGGAATATTTAAACGTCCGTTGTTTTTCGCAAGTATCATATTAGGCTTGGCGTTCATAATTGGAATGTCAATTTTCGGTTATCTTTTCTATCTATCGAGAATTCCTCAAAAAACATTAACTGTAACAGGTTCTGCAAGGGAACGCGTAATATCGGATTTGGCGAAATGGTCTTCGAATTATTCTGTAAAGGTCACAGAATCAAAACTTGAAGAAGGATTCAAATTGATAAAATCTTTTGAAAAAAATGTGCTCGAGATTTTTAAAGAAAATGGTATATCGGAAGATGAGATAACAATTTCCGCAATTAGTGTAAACGAGCTTTACGTTGACCCAGAACGTCAAACTGAACGGTTCTACATACTCACTCAACAAATATACGTGGAAACAAAGGATGTAGAACATATAGCTCAAAAATCGAAGAGTATAATCCAAAAGATTTTGGATACAGGAATCGCTTTCCAATCTTTCCCTGTTGAGTATTATTACTCAAAACTTCCAGAAAAAAGAGTTCAACTCTTATCGGAAGCCGTCAAGGACGCACGGAGAAGAGCGGAAGAAATTGCGAAAAGCGGTGGGTTAAAAGTTGGAAAAGTCCTTAGCGCGAGAAGTGGTGTTGTACAAGTTCTTGCCCCGAATAGTGTTGAAATAAGTGATTATGGCTCATACGACACATCAACTTTGGAAAAAGAAATAATGGTAACTGTGAATGTTGTGTTTGAAGCTAAATAG
- a CDS encoding radical SAM protein: MVLRASFWTWKLLNGEKIPDEMPTAYLMLDGDCLYDCAYCTHAKSSKTDPSYLSRVTWKEINIENLLANTKLFKRICVQTVNYKAYAKDILSLVQKIREIDKEVLISVSTRVANKQELDTFMNSGIDQVGIAIDIVNANLHRLYRGWPIDYTLELISYGALKYEGRITTHIIVGLGENDMELYEIFKKMKSLNVQIALFAFTPVKGTKLEKSSQPTLERYRKIQILRYIMFDKNQEPEIKFDENGYISDIKYEQIPDIQNAFLTSGCTHCTRPYYNDKPTNKVLYNYHKG; encoded by the coding sequence ATGGTTCTAAGAGCTTCATTTTGGACTTGGAAACTTCTGAACGGCGAAAAAATTCCAGACGAAATGCCAACCGCCTATCTCATGTTAGACGGTGATTGCTTATACGATTGCGCTTATTGCACACATGCAAAAAGCTCGAAGACAGACCCTTCTTACCTTTCGAGGGTTACATGGAAAGAAATTAATATCGAGAATTTATTGGCTAATACAAAACTGTTCAAAAGAATATGCGTCCAAACGGTAAATTACAAAGCATATGCAAAAGACATACTCAGTTTAGTTCAAAAAATAAGGGAAATAGACAAAGAAGTACTTATATCCGTTTCAACGCGTGTCGCGAATAAACAAGAATTAGATACATTTATGAATTCTGGAATTGACCAAGTTGGGATAGCGATAGATATTGTAAATGCAAACTTGCATAGGCTTTACAGAGGTTGGCCCATTGATTACACATTAGAATTAATTAGTTATGGAGCTTTGAAATACGAAGGAAGAATAACAACGCACATCATAGTTGGACTTGGCGAAAACGATATGGAATTGTACGAAATCTTCAAAAAGATGAAAAGTTTAAACGTCCAGATAGCGTTATTTGCATTTACACCTGTTAAAGGCACGAAATTAGAAAAGTCGTCCCAACCAACACTTGAAAGATATAGGAAAATCCAGATTCTCAGATACATAATGTTTGATAAAAATCAAGAGCCAGAAATTAAATTTGACGAAAACGGGTACATATCTGATATAAAATACGAACAAATTCCAGACATCCAAAACGCATTTTTAACCTCAGGTTGTACTCACTGCACAAGACCATATTACAACGACAAACCTACCAACAAAGTGTTGTATAATTATCATAAGGGATAA
- a CDS encoding DUF3201 domain-containing protein, which translates to MKNYYFDEKQRFVIENYNSSKPFASFLPGIAGKKGIPLWVFYVNRGQGIASFGIAHKDNPIMEFHPAFRSYQTVFTHGFRTFIKEKGMIYEPFQYPKNKAVSQKMHIGINELELVETNQEKGIETSVLYFTLSQEKIAALVRIVTLKNISDSDKQLEVLDGLPTVIPYGINDYGLKHVGNTLKAWMEVYNLESGIPIFKMRSSTEDTVEVKEFSEGNFYTSVIQNNNETTHAKMIIDTDLVFGYNTSFDYPSVFADVSLSELINRKQIKTNKVPCAFAPVSVTLKPGESIKIYSVTGHAPDTSVLDEYKSKFTNPKYFEEKYIEGNEIIKEITRDIDTETSSKLFNEYSKQSYLDNLLRGGYPIVFKNGEKPRVYHIYSRKHGDLERDYNYFVLLPEYYSSGNGNYRDVNQNRRNDVYFNPFIERYNVKFFMNLIQTDGYNPLVINGVRYKISPENLGIIDELVEENYTSRVKEFLSKNTFTPGKVSMFLERENISLKVDEEEFLRRIIEISDEETDAVHGEGFWTDHWTYNLALIESYLEIYPDREENLLFDDKDYTYYDNYMVVLPRERRYVYVDGKVRQYNSLVEDKEKRKLIESRNEYKNVMRISKGTGEIYRTTLISKLINLAAIKFSTTDPCGVGIEMEAGKPGWYDALNGLPGLFGSSVNETFELVRLLNFVIEKLNNYKGKAVLLPIEVSKLIDEEVKLVEEFEKSNEDLEIKNYKYWNDISDLREKYREETKYGFTGEEVECKSEELAQRLEKLRNKLLKALDKAIEENNGIMPAYYYYEAEKYEIICEENGQKYVKVLKFKQKKMPLFLEGIVRGFKVYKIYKGKEFLRNVYHKVKESPLFDEKLKMYKVNASLSDQPIEIGRAKAFTPGWLENESIWLHMEYKYMLEVIKAGLYDEFYSDFKNVFIPFLDPAVYGRSTLENSSFIASSANPDESVHGNGFVARLSGATAEFLSIWKLMFIGEKPFRYENGKLILTFNPALPSWLFDENGTVSFNFLGKCKVIYHNYSKQDTYKLNPEKQKIVLHTKDGEKITLNNNKIENPYAEMVRNLKIEKIEVYLD; encoded by the coding sequence ATGAAAAATTACTATTTCGATGAAAAACAAAGATTCGTTATTGAAAATTACAATTCATCTAAACCATTCGCAAGTTTCCTACCGGGAATAGCCGGTAAAAAAGGCATTCCGCTGTGGGTCTTTTACGTCAACAGAGGTCAGGGGATTGCTTCTTTTGGTATTGCCCACAAAGACAACCCAATAATGGAATTTCACCCTGCTTTTAGAAGCTATCAAACTGTATTTACGCATGGTTTTAGAACGTTTATAAAAGAAAAAGGCATGATATACGAACCATTCCAATATCCAAAAAATAAGGCTGTTTCCCAAAAGATGCACATCGGTATAAACGAGCTTGAATTGGTTGAAACAAACCAAGAAAAAGGTATAGAGACTTCCGTACTTTACTTTACACTTTCACAAGAGAAAATCGCCGCTTTGGTAAGGATAGTTACACTTAAAAATATCTCAGATAGTGATAAACAACTCGAGGTCTTAGACGGCTTACCAACGGTTATACCTTACGGGATTAACGATTATGGACTTAAGCACGTTGGTAACACATTAAAAGCGTGGATGGAAGTTTACAACCTCGAGAGTGGGATTCCCATTTTCAAAATGCGTTCTTCTACGGAAGATACAGTTGAAGTAAAAGAATTCTCTGAAGGGAATTTTTACACATCGGTTATTCAGAATAACAATGAAACAACACATGCGAAGATGATAATAGATACAGACCTTGTATTTGGTTACAACACGTCTTTTGATTATCCAAGTGTGTTCGCTGATGTTTCATTGAGTGAATTAATAAATAGAAAGCAAATAAAAACAAATAAAGTACCGTGCGCATTCGCGCCTGTTTCTGTAACACTAAAACCTGGTGAGAGTATAAAGATTTATTCCGTAACAGGTCATGCACCAGATACTTCAGTACTTGATGAGTATAAATCTAAATTTACCAATCCAAAGTATTTTGAAGAAAAATACATCGAAGGAAATGAGATAATCAAAGAAATTACGCGCGATATCGATACAGAGACGTCTTCAAAACTTTTCAATGAATATTCCAAGCAGAGTTACCTTGATAACCTTCTTAGAGGTGGTTACCCTATAGTTTTCAAAAATGGTGAAAAACCACGAGTTTATCATATATACTCAAGGAAACACGGGGATTTAGAAAGAGACTATAACTATTTTGTGCTTCTTCCTGAATATTATTCAAGCGGAAATGGAAACTACAGAGATGTCAATCAAAACAGAAGAAACGACGTTTATTTCAATCCTTTCATTGAAAGGTACAATGTAAAATTCTTCATGAACCTTATACAAACCGATGGATACAATCCACTTGTAATCAACGGAGTCAGGTACAAAATATCACCTGAAAATCTTGGAATAATCGATGAACTTGTCGAAGAAAATTACACCAGCAGAGTTAAAGAATTCCTATCGAAAAACACGTTCACACCTGGAAAGGTTTCTATGTTCTTAGAAAGAGAGAATATATCACTCAAAGTTGACGAGGAGGAATTCCTAAGACGTATTATCGAGATATCAGATGAAGAAACAGACGCTGTACATGGTGAAGGTTTCTGGACAGACCATTGGACGTACAACCTTGCCCTTATAGAAAGCTATTTAGAGATTTATCCCGATAGGGAGGAAAATCTTCTTTTCGATGATAAAGATTACACGTATTACGATAATTACATGGTAGTCTTACCACGAGAAAGAAGGTACGTTTACGTCGATGGAAAGGTAAGACAGTACAATTCTCTTGTCGAAGATAAAGAAAAAAGAAAGCTAATCGAGTCAAGAAACGAATACAAGAACGTTATGAGAATATCTAAAGGCACAGGTGAAATTTATCGAACAACGTTGATTTCCAAACTTATCAATCTTGCAGCTATAAAGTTTTCAACCACAGACCCGTGCGGTGTTGGAATTGAAATGGAGGCTGGAAAACCTGGTTGGTATGATGCGCTCAACGGCTTACCGGGACTATTTGGCTCTTCTGTCAACGAAACTTTCGAACTCGTTAGACTTTTGAATTTCGTTATAGAAAAACTTAACAATTACAAAGGAAAGGCTGTGCTATTGCCAATTGAGGTAAGTAAATTGATTGATGAAGAAGTAAAATTAGTGGAAGAATTTGAAAAATCAAACGAGGACCTAGAAATTAAAAATTACAAGTACTGGAACGATATATCTGATTTAAGGGAAAAATACCGTGAAGAAACAAAATATGGATTTACTGGTGAAGAAGTCGAATGCAAGAGCGAAGAACTCGCTCAAAGACTTGAGAAGCTGAGAAATAAATTATTAAAAGCTTTGGACAAAGCGATAGAAGAAAATAACGGTATTATGCCCGCTTACTATTACTATGAGGCTGAAAAATACGAAATAATTTGCGAAGAAAATGGGCAAAAGTACGTTAAAGTACTCAAATTCAAGCAAAAGAAAATGCCTCTATTTTTGGAAGGTATCGTTAGGGGATTCAAAGTTTACAAGATATACAAAGGTAAAGAATTTCTTAGAAATGTCTATCATAAAGTCAAAGAAAGCCCGTTATTTGATGAAAAGCTTAAGATGTACAAAGTTAACGCGTCGCTTAGCGATCAGCCAATTGAAATAGGTAGGGCGAAAGCGTTTACACCAGGTTGGCTTGAAAACGAATCCATATGGTTACATATGGAGTACAAATACATGCTAGAAGTGATAAAAGCCGGCTTATACGATGAATTTTACAGTGACTTCAAGAATGTTTTCATACCATTCTTAGACCCAGCTGTGTATGGTAGAAGCACGCTCGAAAATTCTTCATTTATAGCGAGTAGCGCAAATCCAGACGAATCCGTGCATGGTAACGGTTTCGTCGCAAGGTTATCCGGAGCAACCGCAGAATTTTTAAGCATTTGGAAGCTTATGTTCATCGGTGAAAAGCCATTTAGATATGAAAATGGAAAATTGATACTTACCTTCAACCCAGCGTTACCTTCTTGGCTCTTTGATGAAAACGGCACGGTATCATTCAACTTCCTTGGCAAATGCAAAGTGATTTACCATAACTATTCAAAACAAGACACTTACAAACTCAATCCAGAAAAACAAAAGATAGTACTACATACAAAAGATGGAGAAAAAATAACTTTAAACAACAATAAAATCGAAAACCCATATGCAGAAATGGTAAGAAATTTGAAAATAGAAAAGATAGAAGTTTACTTGGATTAA
- a CDS encoding phospho-sugar mutase, producing MRDYMAEYRKWLESPHVDEETKNELRSIANNDEEIKERFLFELEFGTAGLRGKIGAGTNRMNIYTVGKATQGLAEYILSRGEEYAKRGVVIAYDVRRMSREFARTTAQILAANGVQVYLFDDIRPTPILSYAVRHLKTASGIVITASHNPPEYNGYKVYWEQGSQIMDDIAEPIEENIRKIDDFGKIKKMDFDEAISKGLIKIVGKEIDEAYFEKVLGLSLNDENIDKNISIIYTPLHGTGGRFVRYILTKRGFTNFTIIPEQEEPNGEFPTVEYPNPEDLKAFDLALKYAKEKDADLILATDPDADRNAVMVKHNGDYVPLNGNQTGALLIEYLLSQRKEKGLLPKNGIIIKSIVTGDLGKLIAKQYGVETFETLTGFKNICGLENMLEDKYSFQFGYEESIGYVTGNFVRDKDGVMMSMLISEMAAYYKKQGKTLVDVLESLYKKFGYYFEGNFSMIYEGLKGMEKIRRIMEVFRKKFPKEIGPLELVEYIDYKERKVYDRNGNVIGEVEKHIPESNVLRFFLSDGSWYAIRPSGTEPKLKVYIYTVDKIETESKKKLSLIKDTLLKIINEA from the coding sequence ATGAGAGATTACATGGCTGAATACAGAAAGTGGCTTGAAAGCCCTCATGTTGATGAGGAAACAAAAAATGAATTAAGGTCTATTGCTAACAACGATGAAGAGATAAAGGAAAGATTTCTTTTTGAACTTGAATTTGGTACAGCTGGTCTGAGAGGTAAGATAGGCGCAGGAACGAACAGGATGAATATATACACGGTTGGAAAAGCTACGCAAGGCCTTGCTGAGTATATCTTAAGCAGAGGAGAAGAATACGCAAAACGCGGTGTTGTTATAGCTTACGATGTAAGACGAATGTCAAGAGAATTCGCAAGGACTACAGCTCAAATACTAGCGGCAAATGGTGTCCAAGTTTATCTATTCGACGATATCAGACCAACTCCTATACTTTCTTACGCCGTTAGGCATTTAAAAACCGCTTCTGGAATAGTTATAACGGCAAGTCATAACCCACCAGAATACAACGGTTACAAAGTTTACTGGGAACAAGGTTCCCAGATAATGGATGATATAGCGGAACCTATTGAAGAAAACATAAGGAAGATAGATGATTTTGGAAAAATTAAAAAGATGGATTTCGACGAAGCGATTAGTAAGGGGTTAATCAAGATAGTTGGGAAAGAGATAGACGAAGCATACTTTGAGAAAGTACTTGGCTTATCACTTAACGATGAGAATATAGATAAAAACATATCGATTATATACACACCTCTCCACGGGACTGGCGGAAGGTTTGTAAGGTATATTCTCACAAAAAGAGGTTTCACTAATTTCACGATAATCCCAGAACAGGAAGAACCAAATGGCGAATTTCCAACTGTTGAATATCCAAATCCAGAAGATCTAAAGGCATTTGACCTAGCATTGAAATACGCGAAAGAAAAAGACGCAGATTTAATACTCGCAACAGACCCAGACGCAGATAGAAACGCGGTTATGGTAAAACACAATGGAGATTACGTACCACTCAACGGTAACCAAACAGGAGCGTTGCTCATTGAGTACCTGCTTTCACAAAGGAAAGAAAAAGGCTTATTGCCAAAAAATGGAATTATAATAAAATCCATTGTTACTGGGGACCTTGGAAAATTGATAGCTAAGCAATATGGTGTAGAGACTTTTGAAACACTTACAGGTTTCAAGAATATCTGCGGACTTGAGAACATGCTCGAAGACAAGTACTCATTCCAATTTGGGTACGAAGAAAGTATAGGGTATGTCACAGGTAATTTTGTACGTGATAAAGACGGTGTAATGATGTCCATGTTAATCTCCGAAATGGCAGCTTACTACAAAAAACAAGGAAAAACATTGGTAGATGTCCTTGAATCACTCTACAAAAAGTTCGGATACTATTTTGAGGGCAACTTCTCAATGATATATGAAGGATTAAAAGGTATGGAAAAGATAAGAAGAATCATGGAAGTTTTCAGAAAGAAATTCCCAAAAGAAATAGGTCCTCTTGAATTAGTAGAATACATAGATTACAAAGAAAGAAAGGTTTACGACAGAAACGGCAATGTCATTGGTGAAGTAGAAAAACATATCCCAGAGTCCAACGTATTAAGGTTCTTCCTAAGTGATGGCTCTTGGTATGCTATAAGACCATCTGGAACAGAGCCAAAGCTTAAAGTTTACATTTACACAGTCGATAAAATAGAGACAGAATCAAAGAAAAAATTATCATTGATAAAAGACACTCTATTAAAAATAATAAACGAAGCTTGA
- the flhB gene encoding flagellar biosynthesis protein FlhB: MISKIEKFEPVKLSVNRIDRIDRIDRIDIQLFADPDKTEKATPRKRQKAREEGQVPISRELVSGLGFLFASMVFILLGKRLIDALITSTQSVFEISDNDIRTLEDFIIYASQTFRPAFLVVAILVLGTALFSLIIGLLQTRFLFTFKPLKMDLNRLNPITGLKRMFSLRSLFELLKAILKLAIIGFVGYSVIKGNFDKVLLTVDSSLIDGTLIMWGVLSELIIKCGIALIVVSIADYYYSRYEYEQNIKMTKQEIKEEFKEIEGNPEIKRRQRQIMMQFAMHRMMQEVPKASVVITNPTHFACALKYDPEEDFAPKLVAKGVDKVALRIIDIARKNDVPIVRNPRLAREIYYSTELGDIIPEKLYKAVAEVLAYVYTLREGRIT, translated from the coding sequence TTGATATCAAAAATTGAAAAATTTGAACCGGTTAAATTAAGCGTAAATAGAATAGATAGAATAGATAGAATAGATAGAATAGATATACAACTCTTCGCAGACCCTGACAAAACAGAGAAAGCGACACCAAGAAAGCGTCAGAAGGCACGTGAAGAAGGTCAGGTCCCAATTTCGAGGGAATTGGTATCTGGTCTTGGATTTCTATTTGCTTCCATGGTTTTTATTTTACTTGGGAAAAGATTAATCGACGCACTTATCACAAGTACACAGAGTGTTTTTGAAATAAGTGATAATGATATAAGAACTCTTGAAGACTTTATCATATACGCATCTCAGACATTTAGACCAGCATTCTTAGTTGTTGCCATTCTTGTTTTAGGAACCGCGCTTTTTTCACTTATTATAGGACTTTTACAGACAAGATTTTTGTTTACTTTCAAACCATTGAAAATGGATTTAAATAGACTTAACCCCATCACTGGATTAAAGAGAATGTTTTCTTTAAGGTCTTTATTTGAGCTTTTGAAAGCTATTTTGAAACTCGCGATAATTGGTTTCGTTGGGTACAGTGTGATAAAGGGTAATTTTGATAAAGTTTTATTAACTGTGGATAGCAGTTTAATTGATGGAACCTTAATTATGTGGGGTGTGCTTTCAGAATTAATAATAAAATGTGGCATAGCACTTATAGTAGTTTCCATAGCGGATTATTACTACTCAAGGTACGAATACGAACAAAACATCAAGATGACTAAGCAAGAAATAAAGGAAGAGTTTAAAGAAATAGAAGGTAATCCCGAAATAAAACGTAGACAAAGACAAATAATGATGCAGTTTGCAATGCACAGAATGATGCAGGAAGTTCCAAAAGCTAGTGTTGTTATAACGAACCCGACACACTTTGCCTGCGCTCTAAAATACGACCCAGAAGAAGATTTCGCTCCAAAGCTTGTAGCTAAGGGAGTAGATAAAGTTGCGTTGAGGATAATAGACATAGCAAGGAAGAACGACGTACCAATAGTTAGAAACCCAAGACTTGCCCGTGAGATATACTACAGCACAGAATTAGGTGATATAATACCAGAGAAACTTTACAAAGCGGTTGCTGAGGTATTAGCATACGTTTATACATTAAGAGAGGGAAGAATCACGTGA
- the def gene encoding peptide deformylase, with translation MTVRILGDPVLRKKAQPVTDFAQVRAIIEEFKLTMYEQDGVGLAAPQVGISLRFFGMDDGSGFKMIVNPEIIEKSEEKELGEEGCLSVPGVFADVLRHKWIRVRYQDEHGTYHEELLEGYPARIFQHEYDHLDGVLFIDHLDSKTRTALAQQLKKIMEESRKNKESKGKK, from the coding sequence GTGACGGTAAGAATTTTAGGTGATCCTGTATTAAGAAAAAAAGCTCAACCAGTAACAGATTTTGCTCAAGTAAGAGCGATAATTGAGGAATTCAAATTGACGATGTACGAACAAGATGGCGTCGGGCTCGCTGCACCACAAGTTGGTATATCTCTAAGATTCTTTGGAATGGACGATGGAAGCGGTTTTAAGATGATAGTCAATCCTGAAATCATAGAAAAGTCAGAGGAAAAAGAATTAGGAGAAGAAGGGTGTTTAAGCGTTCCTGGTGTTTTTGCTGATGTGTTGAGACACAAGTGGATTAGAGTCCGATACCAAGATGAACACGGAACCTACCATGAAGAGCTTTTGGAAGGTTATCCAGCGAGAATTTTTCAACATGAGTATGACCATCTCGATGGAGTACTTTTCATAGACCATCTAGATTCAAAAACAAGAACAGCTTTGGCACAACAATTGAAAAAAATAATGGAGGAAAGCAGGAAAAATAAAGAAAGTAAAGGAAAAAAGTGA
- a CDS encoding flagellar biosynthetic protein FliR, translated as MDIYALLQRYALSWGLILTRLTGMMVIALMFAGFSLPLEIMVVLLLALSYVTLPMVNIMVPITLPISTLVISLLFNFFIGFVIGLMAYTIVGAVYIGSEIFGIQSGFNVSGSLDPTMEESPITSEFVYLISVYVFVSLKGHLIIYSSVVKSIEKFPLVITDIPFKEINSQYFELFMDAFIFSLQIALPLIGLMFLINVLFGILSRLVPQMNVFMVAMPASTMIMFLLLVTMIPVWIEMITRMIYKLEPYISRLLK; from the coding sequence ATGGACATTTACGCACTGCTTCAAAGATACGCGCTTAGCTGGGGGCTTATTTTAACAAGGCTCACAGGAATGATGGTTATAGCACTTATGTTTGCTGGATTTTCACTACCATTAGAAATAATGGTAGTTTTGCTTTTGGCTCTCAGTTACGTAACATTACCTATGGTAAATATAATGGTTCCGATAACTTTACCGATATCCACATTAGTCATATCCCTGCTTTTTAATTTCTTTATAGGCTTTGTCATAGGTTTAATGGCTTACACAATCGTAGGTGCGGTCTATATTGGTAGTGAAATTTTCGGTATACAATCTGGTTTTAACGTAAGTGGCTCACTCGATCCAACGATGGAAGAATCCCCCATTACAAGTGAGTTTGTCTACCTTATATCCGTTTACGTATTTGTTTCCTTAAAAGGACATCTAATTATCTACTCAAGTGTGGTAAAATCGATAGAGAAATTCCCGCTTGTCATAACGGACATACCATTTAAAGAAATAAACAGCCAGTACTTTGAATTATTTATGGATGCGTTTATTTTTTCGCTCCAAATTGCACTTCCACTCATCGGCTTAATGTTTTTAATCAACGTGCTCTTTGGAATACTATCACGCCTTGTTCCTCAGATGAACGTCTTTATGGTTGCAATGCCAGCGAGTACCATGATAATGTTTTTACTGTTAGTTACCATGATACCTGTGTGGATTGAGATGATTACTAGAATGATTTACAAACTTGAGCCGTATATTAGTAGATTATTGAAATAG
- the surE gene encoding 5'/3'-nucleotidase SurE has translation MNILLVNDDGVTAPGILCAARYLSKEHYVVVSAPESEQSAVGHGITLRFPLWARKLDINEPFEMYAVSGTPADCVKIGLDVIYKDKGIMPDVVISGINRGENLGTDVVYSGTVSGALEGAIAGVPSIAISVADFKDPIYETGARFLLNFLKEFDVKRIPRFTALNINVPSVPYEQIKGWKLTRQSKRRYEDYFEKRIDPYGKDYYWMLGDIIEDDPDPKADYKALKEGYISVTPITIFMTNEELLKELEGIYGDGKNFR, from the coding sequence ATGAACATCCTGCTTGTAAACGATGATGGCGTGACAGCACCAGGTATATTATGCGCCGCCAGATATTTGAGTAAAGAGCATTACGTTGTTGTTTCCGCTCCCGAATCAGAGCAAAGCGCTGTGGGGCATGGTATAACGTTGAGATTTCCACTGTGGGCAAGGAAGTTGGATATAAACGAGCCATTCGAGATGTACGCAGTCTCAGGTACACCCGCAGATTGTGTTAAGATAGGACTTGACGTTATATACAAAGACAAGGGTATCATGCCAGATGTTGTGATAAGTGGTATAAATCGTGGTGAAAATTTGGGAACGGATGTTGTTTACTCTGGAACAGTCAGTGGTGCACTGGAGGGAGCGATAGCCGGAGTACCATCGATAGCTATTTCCGTGGCTGATTTCAAAGACCCAATATACGAAACAGGCGCGAGATTCTTATTGAATTTTTTGAAAGAATTCGATGTAAAAAGAATACCAAGATTTACAGCTTTGAATATAAACGTACCTTCGGTGCCATATGAACAAATCAAAGGTTGGAAGCTGACAAGACAAAGCAAGAGAAGATACGAAGATTACTTTGAAAAAAGGATAGACCCTTATGGAAAAGATTACTATTGGATGTTGGGAGATATAATCGAGGATGATCCCGACCCAAAAGCCGATTACAAAGCGCTTAAGGAAGGGTATATCTCCGTAACTCCCATAACGATATTTATGACAAACGAAGAGTTACTTAAAGAATTGGAGGGAATATACGGTGACGGTAAGAATTTTAGGTGA